Genomic segment of candidate division TA06 bacterium:
GGATGAAATCAAATGGTCCGGCCAAAGCGCCGCTTGCATCGTGGCCGCCTCCGGCGGATATCCCGGAAAATATCAGAAAGGTTTTGAGATCTCAGGTTTGGAAAAGGCAGGGGAGGACCCTGATATCAAAATATTCCAAGCCGGAACAGCTGTTAGCAACAATAAATTAGTGACGGCCGGCGGCCGGGTGCTGGGGGTTTCCGCCGTGGGGGATGATTTGGAACAAGCCCTGGCCAAAGGTTATCGGGCGCTAGAGAAGATAGATTTTTCCGGGATGCACTACCGGAAAGACATAGGAAGAAGGAGGACAGGAAAATGAAAAAAAGTTTTTTTGTTTTTTTGCTGCCGCTGTTCTTTTTCGCTTGGCTTCCGGCCCAGGCGCAAAAGACCCTGGCGGTGGCCACCGGCAATTACAAGCCTTTCCAGTTTAAGGACCGGGAGGGGAAACTGATCGGCTATGACATTGAGCTGGGCAACGAAATTGCCAAAAGGCTGGGGGTTAAGTTCCAATGGAAGCAGATGGATTTCAGGCAGATCTTTCCCTCGCTGGATGACGGCAGTTGCCGGCTGGCCATAGCCGCGCTACATTCCACCAAAGCCCGGGAGAAAAAATACGCCTTAAGCAGTTGGTATCTCAAAACCGGATTGGTGGTGGTGGCGAGAAAAACAGGCAAAAAAATCGGTTCGCTTGACGATTTAAAGGGCTTGACGGTGGCGGTCAAGGAGAAGGCGACCGGAAACGATTTTGCCAGGGAAAACGGGCTGAAGCTCGGCTTTAAATACAAGGAGTATCTGAGCACCGAACAGAGCTTTGCCGCCCTTAAAAATGGCGAGGTGGATGCGGTGTTCAACGACTACCTGTCATCGCGCATTTATCTGAAGGAAAATCCCGATTATCTGATACCCTTTCCTCCCTTTGCCTCCTGCGGCCTGGCGATAGCGGCCGGCAAAAGCAGTTCGGCGCTGATATCCAGGATAAGCGCCATTTTGGGGGACCTGGAAAAGGAGGGTTTTTTAAAAAAATTGTATATAAAATGGCTTTTATAACTATAGTTTTGCACTTTTTAACCTGTTTGGAATGATTTCCGGACTATCTAACAGCGTAGAAATACCGCCAACAGCGTAGAAATACCGCCAACAGCGTAGAAATGACCGCCAACAGCGTAGAAATGACCGCCAACAGCGTAGAAATGACCGCCAACAGCGTAGAAATGACCGCCAACAATGTAGAAATGACCGCTATCTTTGTGCCTTTCGCGGGCAACAGCATTAGAGAGGAATAATATTCCACCCTTTGAAAAGGCTTGCAAACAGGCTGACAAACCATCCTTAATGCCTATATAGTTGCCACTGAAAAAGACCCTTTTCCCACGCTTGCGCGCCAAAGCGCTTCAGCGCGCAGGCACGAAAAACGCGAAAAACGCGAAAACTCAGAAAATCCATAACCTGTTGATCACAAAATATGTTAAAGTAATATTCTGAATTCAACATTTCGCGCTTTTTCGCCTGCCTGCGCGTAGCCGCTTCGGCATAGGCAGGAGTGTTTAGCGGGTTTTTCAGGGAGAACTATATAAGTGCAAAACTATAGTTTTATAACCGAATCATGAAAATTTCTTTTAAGATAGGGCTGATCACGGCTTTAGTGGCCGGGCTTATGGCGGTCGGCATTTTCCTTAATCACAGTTTTTGGGAGGGCAAGGCCTGCCGGGCCGCGCTTAATTCCCATGCCGGGACCATGGCCGAAATGCTGAGCCTGAGCGTTCAGCAGTCGCTGCTGGGCAATGATTTTTCGGCGCTGGAATATTATTTGAACCAGTTCAATGACCGCAAGGACCTGGCCTATGTGGTTGTTTACGATAACGTAGCCACCCCGCTGGGCAGGGCCGGAGGCCTGGCGGCCAGCGAAGCCATAGCCCTTTACCAGGCCAATCCCAGGCAGCTTTTTACGAAGATGAGATGCTTTCAATTTACCGCCGCACCAGCCTATTCAACTACCTGATCCTTTTCCTGGGATTGGCGGTTTGCCTAACCTCCGGCTGGTTAGTGGCCCGGTACCTGGGAAAGCCCATCGAGGCCTTGATCGAGGGCGCCGATCAATTGGTTAAAAGCAACTACGACCACCGGATAAATTTAAAAAGAAAAGACGAATTGGGCCGCCTGATTTCGGCCTTCAACCAGATGGCCGGCACCATCCGGCAGGATATGGCGGAGCTGGGATCAAAAAACCGCCAGCTGTTGAAAGCCCGGGAGGACTTGGAAAAGGAACGGGATCTCATCAAAAACATCTTTGCCGCCACCCCGGACGCCGTCTTCATCACCGACCTCAGCGGCAATTTTACCGAGGTCAACGGCAAGGCCATAGAACTGCTGGGCCTTAATTCCCGGGATGAATTGATGGGCCAGAATTTTTCCGCCTTTATCGCCCCGGATGACCGGGACCTGGCCCTTCGCAATTTCCAAAAGACCCTGGATCACGAAGAACTGATCGATGTTCCGTTGAATGCGGTAAACGCCAAAAACGAACGGTTCCCGCTGGAATATTCCGCCAGCCTGTTGCCCGGCATTGAAGGGCGGCCCGCTAACATTGTGATGGTGGGACGCAACATCGCTTGGCGCAGAAAAGCCGAACTGGCCATGGCCGAAAGCGAGGCCCGTTTCCGGTTGCTGGCCGAGGCCAGCCCGGCCAGCATTTTTGCCTACCGGGAAAAGTTCATCTATGTCAATCCCGCCTGCCAGGCTCTTACTGGCTACAGTCCGGCCGAAAGTCTTGACCTTAATTTCTGGGATTTGATCCATCCCGACTACCGGGATCTGGTAAAACAGCGGGGCCTGGCCCGGCAGAGGGGGGAAAATGTTCCGGCCAACTATGAGTTCAAAATAATCCGCAAAGACGGCCAGGCGCGCTGGGTTAATTTTGCTGGAATCCTGACCCAGTTTGGCGGCCAGCAATCCGGTTTGGGAATGGCCCTGGATATCACCGAACGAAAAGAGGCTGAGCGGAAACTGGCGGAAACGGAAATGAAATATCAGCAGGTGCTGGAAGGCATGGCCGAGGGCATTTACCGCACTACCCCGGAGGGGAAAATACTACTGGCCAATCAGGCCATAGTCAAAATGCTGGGATTCGCCAGCCTGGATGAACTGATGGCCAGGGACATCCAGAAGGAGGGATATTTTGATCCGAATATGCGGCGGAAATTTGTCGAGGAAATGAGCCAAAAGGGACAGGTAAACAACTGGATAAACGAATGGAGGAAGAAGGACGGCTCCATTCTGGTGGTCAGGGAAAACGCCCACGCGGTCAAGGATCTATCGGGAAAAATTATTTATTACGAGGGGACGGTTGAGGATATAACGGAGCAGAGACTGGCCGAGCGGAAGCTGGCCGAGTCGGAGCGCAAATATAGCCAGTTGTTTGAAGGCATCGTGGAGGGCATTTACCGCACCACCCCTGAGGGAAAGGTATTGCTGGCCAATCCGGCCCTGGTTAAAATGCTGGGATTTGAAAGCCTGGAGCAGGTGATAAAGTTGGATCTGAACAAATCCGGTTATATGGACGTCAACACCCGCCGCCGGTTCAAGGAACTGATGGAGCGGGACGGCCAGGCGCTGGGTTTTGAGGCCCGCT
This window contains:
- a CDS encoding PAS domain S-box protein is translated as MLSIYRRTSLFNYLILFLGLAVCLTSGWLVARYLGKPIEALIEGADQLVKSNYDHRINLKRKDELGRLISAFNQMAGTIRQDMAELGSKNRQLLKAREDLEKERDLIKNIFAATPDAVFITDLSGNFTEVNGKAIELLGLNSRDELMGQNFSAFIAPDDRDLALRNFQKTLDHEELIDVPLNAVNAKNERFPLEYSASLLPGIEGRPANIVMVGRNIAWRRKAELAMAESEARFRLLAEASPASIFAYREKFIYVNPACQALTGYSPAESLDLNFWDLIHPDYRDLVKQRGLARQRGENVPANYEFKIIRKDGQARWVNFAGILTQFGGQQSGLGMALDITERKEAERKLAETEMKYQQVLEGMAEGIYRTTPEGKILLANQAIVKMLGFASLDELMARDIQKEGYFDPNMRRKFVEEMSQKGQVNNWINEWRKKDGSILVVRENAHAVKDLSGKIIYYEGTVEDITEQRLAERKLAESERKYSQLFEGIVEGIYRTTPEGKVLLANPALVKMLGFESLEQVIKLDLNKSGYMDVNTRRRFKELMERDGQALGFEARWKRPDGKILIISENARAVRDGQGNVTCYEGTIEDITERQQAEEALLNEKNKLSDLFRVSLQVARAGGIQKKLDLTMEGIAGTGLFARAALVLKNEEGGNSHIAHFGMTNKEAQAILRAAPAKAEKLEKIFNKKYRYSNSYFIPHDAPGVDFSIKLINKRYQPSGDWHPADVLLVPLTVKEKHIGYLTVDEPVDGKIPGLETVRLLELFANQAAVAVDNFRLYSDLERSYYSTLKAFVAAMDAKDPYTKGHSENVRYHALNIARQLKLPEEQVKLIDFSSLLHDIGKLAIRDEILTKPSLLSDHEYQEVKLHPVIGSHLVAEVESLLHLAPIIHSHHEHYDGSGYPQGIKGDDIPLEARIIAVADAFEAMTSDRPYRKAFDLKVAINRLQEAAGAQFDEEIVKTFIKLHQETHG
- a CDS encoding amino acid ABC transporter substrate-binding protein, encoding MKKSFFVFLLPLFFFAWLPAQAQKTLAVATGNYKPFQFKDREGKLIGYDIELGNEIAKRLGVKFQWKQMDFRQIFPSLDDGSCRLAIAALHSTKAREKKYALSSWYLKTGLVVVARKTGKKIGSLDDLKGLTVAVKEKATGNDFARENGLKLGFKYKEYLSTEQSFAALKNGEVDAVFNDYLSSRIYLKENPDYLIPFPPFASCGLAIAAGKSSSALISRISAILGDLEKEGFLKKLYIKWLL